A section of the Deltaproteobacteria bacterium genome encodes:
- a CDS encoding ABC transporter ATP-binding protein, with protein MLTVESLSVTYGAIEALRDVSLHLNEGEIVTVLGANGAGKTTLLNTISGIVPARSGTITLRDEPLRNIPPHEIVERGISQSPEGRKVFSTLTVEENLNLGAYTIRRNQAAVRDAKERAFDLFPILRERRRQLAGTLSGGEQQMLAIGRALMSSPKVLLLDEPSLGLAPILVSQIFRIIEEINRQGTSILLVEQNARKALGIAHRGHVLENGRVSVSGSAADLRSNEKIQEAYLGGSAIKGRF; from the coding sequence ATACTGACCGTTGAGTCTCTCTCCGTTACGTATGGCGCCATCGAAGCGCTTCGCGACGTGTCGCTCCACCTCAATGAGGGTGAGATCGTGACCGTCCTGGGCGCGAACGGGGCGGGGAAGACAACTCTTCTGAACACTATTTCGGGAATCGTCCCGGCACGAAGCGGCACCATCACGCTGCGCGATGAACCGCTCAGAAATATCCCGCCCCATGAGATCGTTGAACGCGGCATATCCCAGTCGCCGGAAGGAAGAAAAGTATTCTCAACGCTGACGGTGGAGGAAAACCTCAACCTCGGCGCCTATACGATACGAAGGAACCAGGCGGCCGTTCGGGATGCCAAGGAACGCGCCTTCGATCTCTTTCCGATCCTGCGCGAGCGACGGCGCCAGCTGGCGGGAACACTGTCCGGCGGTGAGCAGCAGATGCTGGCCATTGGTCGTGCCCTGATGAGCTCGCCGAAAGTCCTTCTTCTGGACGAACCGTCTCTCGGTCTCGCCCCCATCCTGGTCAGCCAGATATTCCGTATTATCGAGGAGATAAACCGCCAGGGAACATCCATTCTCCTGGTGGAACAGAACGCCAGAAAGGCCCTTGGCATTGCCCACCGCGGTCATGTACTGGAAAACGGCCGCGTGTCGGTGAGCGGTTCCGCCGCCGACCTTCGTTCCAATGAAAAGATCCAGGAAGCCTACCTCGGCGGAAGCGCGATCAAAGGGCGCTTCTAA
- a CDS encoding ABC transporter ATP-binding protein, producing the protein MAEPHRRNSGNNIVLETQNLTKRFGGLTAVGEFDSRVHEGEIFSLIGPNGAGKTTVFNVVTGIYAPEEGRILFKGKNITGRKPHQIVSLGIARTFQNIRLFPNMTCLENVMAGQHCRGRAGLWASIFRTGKQREEEQRIHRNAEERLNQVGLSRFRDELAKNIAYGSQRMLEIARALASEPKLLVLDEPSSGLNPRETEILMEFLKTVIHRESLTILLIEHDMNVVMGISDWVSVMDGGRKIAEGTPRDIYHDERVIEAYLGKEEE; encoded by the coding sequence ATGGCTGAACCGCACCGCCGGAATTCCGGTAACAACATCGTTCTGGAAACGCAGAACCTCACCAAGCGTTTCGGAGGACTGACAGCGGTGGGCGAATTCGATTCCCGGGTACATGAAGGAGAAATATTCAGCCTGATCGGGCCGAATGGAGCGGGGAAAACGACCGTTTTCAACGTGGTAACCGGCATCTACGCGCCCGAAGAAGGCCGCATTCTCTTCAAGGGAAAGAATATCACGGGGCGTAAACCCCATCAGATCGTCTCCCTTGGCATTGCCCGGACCTTTCAGAACATCCGCCTCTTTCCGAACATGACCTGTCTGGAAAACGTCATGGCCGGCCAGCACTGCCGCGGCCGGGCCGGACTCTGGGCATCCATATTCAGAACGGGAAAGCAGCGTGAAGAAGAGCAGCGGATCCATCGAAACGCGGAGGAACGGCTCAACCAGGTCGGCCTTTCCCGTTTCAGGGATGAACTGGCGAAAAATATCGCCTATGGAAGTCAACGCATGCTGGAGATCGCCAGGGCCCTGGCTTCGGAGCCGAAACTTCTCGTCCTGGACGAACCGAGCAGCGGTCTCAATCCCCGGGAAACGGAGATCCTCATGGAATTTCTCAAGACCGTGATCCATCGGGAAAGCCTGACGATCCTCCTCATAGAACACGACATGAACGTCGTCATGGGCATATCGGACTGGGTCAGCGTCATGGACGGCGGCAGAAAGATAGCCGAGGGGACCCCGCGGGATATCTATCACGATGAACGGGTCATCGAGGCCTACCTGGGCAAGGAAGAAGAATAG
- a CDS encoding branched-chain amino acid ABC transporter permease: MKESRSASIQYFFRSQPALLFLVIGAFIIYPFFVDNYYIDIGFFFGIYALLGLSLNIVLGEVGLFDLGHAGFYAIGAYVTAIFNTKLGVPILALLPVSALAAALFAYVVCFPIIHLRGDYLLIVTIGMAEIIRLTLINNPFDLTGGPNGVFGIDFPAIGNIIVIDSSIEFYYLIWVIVALSIIGLIRLQNSRIGRAWNCIREDELAAGAGGIDVKSYKLLAFVLGAALAGVAGNVYASKLMAVSPESFTFWESCMLFCIVLIGGMGSIPGVLIGAAFISLFPEIFRPFAMYRMLVFGTVMILMMMFRPGGAWPRKRGGVEFTSLLTRMRQKDG; encoded by the coding sequence ATGAAGGAGAGCAGGTCCGCGTCGATCCAGTATTTTTTCAGGTCACAGCCGGCACTGCTGTTTCTCGTCATCGGCGCCTTCATCATTTACCCTTTCTTTGTCGACAACTATTACATCGATATCGGCTTTTTCTTCGGCATATACGCCCTGCTCGGGCTCAGCCTGAACATCGTTCTCGGCGAAGTGGGCCTCTTCGATCTCGGCCATGCGGGATTTTACGCCATCGGCGCCTATGTTACTGCCATTTTCAACACGAAGCTGGGCGTCCCGATCCTGGCGCTCCTTCCCGTGAGCGCCCTGGCGGCCGCGCTCTTTGCCTATGTCGTCTGTTTTCCTATTATTCACCTTCGTGGTGATTACCTGCTGATCGTCACCATCGGCATGGCGGAGATCATCCGCCTGACGCTCATCAATAATCCCTTTGACCTGACGGGAGGCCCGAACGGTGTTTTCGGTATTGATTTCCCGGCCATAGGCAACATAATCGTTATCGATTCCTCCATCGAGTTCTACTATCTCATATGGGTCATCGTCGCGCTGAGCATCATCGGCCTGATACGGCTTCAGAACTCACGGATCGGCAGGGCCTGGAACTGCATCAGGGAGGACGAACTCGCCGCGGGGGCAGGCGGCATCGATGTCAAATCATACAAGCTTCTCGCCTTTGTCCTGGGAGCGGCACTTGCCGGTGTGGCGGGAAACGTTTACGCGAGCAAACTCATGGCCGTATCACCGGAAAGCTTCACCTTCTGGGAATCGTGCATGCTTTTCTGCATCGTCCTGATCGGCGGCATGGGCTCAATCCCGGGGGTCCTCATCGGAGCAGCCTTCATCAGTCTTTTTCCTGAAATATTCCGGCCATTTGCCATGTACCGCATGCTTGTCTTCGGAACGGTCATGATCCTGATGATGATGTTCAGACCGGGAGGGGCATGGCCGAGAAAACGGGGCGGCGTCGAATTCACCTCCCTGCTGACCAGAATGAGGCAAAAAGATGGCTGA
- a CDS encoding branched-chain amino acid ABC transporter permease, producing MRVVIEQIINGLTIGSFYALIALGYSMVYGVLKLINFAHGDFFTLGSYIGYTVLVFGAALITTHFGLWGGMVAAMLMAAFCLAVVGILVERAAYRPIYPAGRLPAVVSALGASIFLQNAIMVIWGPRYQAYPAKLIPNVRLDLWGINITLLQIVILVLSFLLLGILYYIIQKTLFGAAIRATALDRDTASLMGVNFNKVIFFIFTLGPALGAMTGVMVGMYYRQISFTMGWNYGLKAFTATILGGIGNLPGAMFGGLILGTLEMLGAAYISAAWKDVFVFLILILVLIFRPTGLFGEKTAEKV from the coding sequence ATGCGAGTTGTCATAGAACAGATAATAAACGGACTGACGATCGGTTCCTTTTACGCTCTCATCGCCCTTGGATACTCCATGGTCTACGGCGTTCTGAAGCTCATCAACTTCGCCCACGGAGATTTCTTCACCCTCGGTTCATACATCGGATATACCGTCCTTGTCTTCGGTGCGGCGCTGATAACAACGCATTTCGGCCTCTGGGGCGGTATGGTCGCGGCAATGCTCATGGCCGCCTTCTGCCTGGCGGTGGTGGGAATCCTGGTCGAGCGGGCGGCATACCGGCCCATCTATCCGGCGGGGCGGCTGCCGGCGGTCGTATCGGCACTGGGTGCCTCGATATTTCTCCAGAACGCCATCATGGTCATCTGGGGCCCCCGGTACCAGGCCTATCCGGCAAAACTGATCCCGAACGTCCGTCTCGATCTCTGGGGCATAAACATCACCCTGCTGCAGATCGTTATTCTGGTACTGTCATTCCTCCTGCTGGGGATCCTTTATTACATCATCCAAAAAACACTCTTCGGCGCCGCCATCAGGGCGACCGCCCTTGACCGTGATACGGCTTCCCTGATGGGGGTCAATTTCAACAAGGTCATTTTCTTCATCTTCACGCTCGGACCAGCCCTGGGAGCCATGACGGGCGTCATGGTCGGCATGTATTATCGCCAGATAAGCTTCACCATGGGCTGGAACTACGGTCTGAAGGCCTTTACGGCGACCATCCTGGGAGGGATCGGCAACCTTCCGGGAGCCATGTTCGGAGGGCTCATCCTGGGCACGCTTGAAATGCTCGGCGCGGCTTACATTTCCGCGGCATGGAAAGATGTGTTCGTCTTCCTGATCCTCATCCTCGTTCTGATCTTCCGCCCGACGGGTCTCTTCGGCGAGAAAACGGCTGAAAAGGTGTAG
- a CDS encoding branched-chain amino acid ABC transporter substrate-binding protein, producing MFRNVLLVCLLVCFCLPFSSMAAGKPVVIGLQGPITGPWAYEGEMAKQSCEIAAQIINDKGGILGGRMVELRVVDDAGEPKTGALAAQKLVGQKDVVAAVSTYGSSICEPASNIYEKFKKVNIGYGVTAVRLTQRGFEYFFRTCGRDDSQGKFFADYVPKKFNAKKIAIMHDNTAFGKGLAEDTKRAIQPMIDAGTVEIVYYDAITPGEKDFHVSLTNLRESKPDVWYFTGYYAEAALLVSQAREIGITCPFVGGNAAINDEFTKIAGIDNAKGCYMTNEPLPADLPYDKAKEFLKAYKDKYGEIPSSPWPIYAADALNIIAYAIDKTGSTDSKVLADYLRNDVNGVPGITGPIGFTAEGDREGVPFYLYVVDDSGNIVISE from the coding sequence ATGTTCAGGAATGTGTTACTGGTATGTTTACTTGTATGCTTTTGTCTGCCCTTCAGCAGCATGGCAGCCGGAAAACCAGTCGTGATAGGGCTTCAGGGCCCGATCACCGGCCCCTGGGCTTACGAGGGCGAAATGGCAAAACAGTCATGCGAGATTGCCGCGCAGATCATCAATGACAAGGGCGGCATCCTGGGAGGTCGCATGGTGGAGCTCAGGGTGGTCGATGATGCGGGCGAACCGAAAACGGGCGCCCTGGCGGCCCAGAAACTGGTAGGTCAGAAAGATGTGGTGGCCGCCGTATCAACCTATGGTTCCTCCATATGCGAACCTGCATCGAACATCTATGAAAAATTCAAAAAGGTGAATATCGGCTACGGCGTCACGGCGGTCCGCCTGACACAGAGGGGATTTGAATATTTCTTCCGCACCTGCGGGCGGGACGATTCGCAAGGCAAGTTCTTCGCCGACTATGTACCGAAGAAATTCAACGCGAAGAAGATCGCCATCATGCACGACAACACGGCCTTCGGCAAAGGTCTCGCCGAGGACACGAAGCGCGCGATTCAGCCCATGATCGACGCCGGAACGGTGGAGATCGTATATTATGACGCCATAACGCCCGGTGAGAAGGATTTCCATGTGTCGCTGACGAACCTTCGAGAATCGAAGCCTGATGTGTGGTACTTCACCGGTTATTACGCCGAGGCGGCCCTTCTCGTCAGCCAGGCTCGGGAAATCGGCATCACCTGCCCCTTCGTGGGAGGGAACGCGGCGATCAATGACGAGTTCACCAAGATCGCGGGTATCGACAATGCCAAGGGGTGTTATATGACGAACGAACCCCTCCCGGCCGATCTCCCCTATGACAAGGCGAAAGAATTCCTGAAGGCCTATAAGGACAAATACGGCGAAATCCCATCGAGCCCCTGGCCGATCTATGCTGCCGATGCCCTGAACATCATCGCTTACGCGATCGACAAGACCGGCTCGACCGATTCCAAGGTCCTCGCTGACTACCTGAGAAACGACGTGAACGGTGTACCCGGCATCACGGGACCCATCGGGTTCACCGCCGAGGGTGACCGGGAAGGTGTTCCTTTTTATCTCTATGTTGTGGACGACAGCGGAAACATCGTTATTTCGGAATAA
- a CDS encoding EamA family transporter, with protein sequence MVTEDMQHNPSRGYLLVVMAALMWASSGTAGKFLFHSGVPPFALIYLRVFLATIILLVVFLLFNRRLLVIEPRDIPYFLFLGGVVTALVQSSYFFAISRIQVAAAILLQYLAPLLVALYAMLFWKERPTVIKILALLLAFSGCYLVVGGYNIDLLKMNRLGIIWGVTSAFAFAGYTLFGERGMHKYSPWTVIFYTVAFAVLSLSFFGNPLRHLTAGYTIEQGGLILYVTLFGTIIPFGLYLAGINHIRSTRAVITATLEPISAALIAYLVLGETFEPLQIFGGALVIIAVISLQTQREYDELAPIVVRGKKAGA encoded by the coding sequence GTGGTAACAGAAGACATGCAGCATAATCCGTCACGGGGATATCTCCTTGTCGTCATGGCCGCCCTGATGTGGGCATCATCGGGCACGGCGGGGAAATTTCTGTTCCATTCGGGGGTCCCTCCCTTCGCCTTGATCTATCTGCGCGTATTTCTTGCAACGATCATACTGCTGGTGGTGTTCCTCCTTTTCAACCGAAGGCTTCTGGTGATAGAACCGCGTGACATACCCTATTTTCTCTTTCTGGGCGGCGTCGTCACGGCACTGGTCCAGTCATCCTATTTCTTCGCCATCAGCAGGATCCAGGTTGCCGCTGCGATACTCCTGCAGTATCTCGCCCCGCTCCTGGTGGCGCTCTATGCCATGCTCTTCTGGAAGGAACGGCCCACGGTGATCAAGATCCTCGCCCTGCTCCTGGCCTTTTCCGGCTGTTATCTCGTAGTGGGCGGTTACAACATCGACCTCCTGAAGATGAACCGTCTCGGCATCATCTGGGGGGTTACATCCGCCTTTGCCTTTGCCGGGTATACCCTCTTCGGTGAACGGGGAATGCACAAGTACTCGCCATGGACGGTTATCTTTTATACCGTGGCCTTTGCCGTTCTCTCGCTGAGCTTCTTCGGAAACCCCCTGCGGCACCTGACGGCCGGATATACGATCGAACAGGGAGGATTGATCCTCTATGTGACCCTCTTCGGGACGATCATCCCCTTCGGACTCTACCTTGCCGGAATAAACCACATCCGGTCCACCCGGGCCGTCATAACGGCCACCCTGGAACCCATTTCGGCGGCGCTCATCGCGTACCTGGTTCTGGGAGAGACCTTTGAGCCTCTCCAGATATTTGGGGGGGCACTCGTCATTATCGCGGTCATTTCTCTGCAGACACAGCGCGAATACGACGAACTGGCACCGATCGTCGTCCGCGGCAAAAAGGCGGGGGCATAG